The window CAATGATGTCAATCTAAAAAAACGGAGTGCAGAACAGACAATACAATGAAGAAACTTCTACCATTTGTCTTGAAAATATGAGATTTCAGATCTGTATAGTCCAATTAATATTCATGTTTGTTATAGCACATACCTGCTAAAAGTTTACCATAGAGTAAGCAATGAACACCGAGTTGAAAAATATTCATCCTCGCATGATTGGTGAACTTCTGTTCAGTCCAACAATCCGAATTCGCCTCAAACTGTGATGCATTGGTTAATATCCCCAGTGAAACAAAATCTGTAGGATTGCTGAACATTTTTAAGTAATGGCAACCCTGACTCAGTGAACTCCAAATTTCAGTTGAAAAACTACTCATACAATCAAGAAATTCACTTGATATGCTCTTAATATCTTCATACTGGCCTTGGCTGACAGATTGATTGGCCTCATATCTATCAATCATTGAGCATTTTGAGCATTTATGTTCACCAAGGGAAAGAAGTTGTGAATCAGGCAACTCCCGATTCCCAAATGAATTCCACGCTGAGCTTCTAGCAAGAGTTAATAAAGATTCCCCTGCACTTGTACAGAAATTTCCAACTGAGACAATCAGCGAAGCTTCAAAGCATAGCAGGTGGCAAGTGGAAGCAGCAAGCAAAAAGGAGTACGCTGCAGCCTTCCTCATCATGTTAAAACTTTTCAACTGATTCTTATCCATTTCAGAATTTACTTCCTGTAAATCACTTGCTCGGACACTGTATGCAGAAGCCAGAGTCATATATACATTCAGGGAAAGATGGTTGAGAGGATGCAACCTAACACTCAACTGTGGTTTTATTTCCTTGTTCTCTGATGTCTCATCAAGGAGACCAACAATAAGCAGACTCTCAAGCTTCTCACAGCAAGATTCCGCATCATCAACAGATAGATACTCAGTTATAACTTCATCTACCAAATCTGTCAACTTTCTCATTGCTTTATCCCTACAAAAGCTGTGATCAGAACTTAAGCTTGAAGAGGCCAGATTTGAAGTTGTAATTTCCTATAAGTTCAGGGTAAATATATCTTCAGAAGAGTCATCTATATAAGATAGAAAGCCACAACACTTTAACATTAATTTTCTACTGTCAATCACACAAGTTTAGAAATGTTAAatgggaaaaaaaaaagaaacgtgTTCACTGTTTGGCAGACAGTTCAAAGAGTTGATTAATCTGACTCTTACCTAAGTGTAAATTCCTTAGGCTATCGAATAGGCTATcgaataaaagtaaaattgaccTATGAGCAGAAACTAGGGTACTTCCAGCTCTATAAGATTTgtttctatttctaacaacatTATGATGTTGGCAAGTAAGGCGTTAAATTGTACAAGGAATATGACTGTTACCTGCAATATATGATCTACATAAGAAGGAGGCGAGGCACTACAGCGTGAACAGCAACACACAAAACGGTACTTCGACCACAACTCAGACTGCCTTATTGCCTGCAAAAAAAACATTGGTCCATAGAGATATAAATAATACAAGCAGCTTCTTTTGATTCAAGAAAAATATCCCAAAACAAAAGAATACAGCAAAAGTGGAAACGAAAGTTCAATCCTAACACATTGACTTCTGTGCTTTCATAAATCCAACATTTAAATGTACCACAATAATATGCCATACCTAGGAATACATCCACAGAGAATAGTGAAAAACCTAATTTTTGTTCTATTCCCAAAAGTAACTCCTAATCCCACCACAAAATTCAGACATCCGCCAATGGAAAATAACCAAACTCGGAATCTAATAGGATGAGCGATATAACAGTAAAAATGTACAGTAAAAcatctatataggaatacacttgggaccgggctatttgtataacaatcgGGAGGTtgttactaaatagagtttggtcatAGAGGTTATTACCAAGTTGGGATCGAGTTTctttataacaaaataaaggttattcctatatagagacTTTATAGTAACATATTTCAGCGAGGTGACAATTTTTCTTTCTAAGACTGTCATTTCCCTGCCAACATCAATTGCATTATACACAACACATGCATACAATTCAAGAGCAATAACAATCAATGATCAACAATCcttcaatattaaaattaattgttaaaagcaCATGTTATACAAAGTCTATGGTAATTAGATGAGTTAATCTAGAAAAAATTGATAAGCAATCATTCCAAGGATTGCTACTAAAATGGAGAGGGGGCAAAAGACAAACTAAATTACCTCCTCACCTTAGGTTGCAGCAAATCAGTGTATGCCACAGTTACCTCCTCATTCTTCCCAATCCTCTTAATACTCCTAACAATTAACCTTGGACCATATTCAGCATAATCTGGGCCATCAGAAAAACagcaaacattaaaaaaaaaaaaaatcaaaacgatATTATTTTAAACCATTAAGTAGTTTGATAAACCgtaatgaaaattaaaagataaTACTCTTAACGATAAGTGCAAACCTTTTCTGGATTCAAAATTGATATATACATTCTTCTCTCCCTGCAATCACTAATAACCGCTCAGCGTCAATTTCTCAAATaaagatacataaaatgaataTTATTTTTCAGCTACAAAGCAATATGAATTTACGTTGATGCCGGAAGGAACAATTCGTGGCTTGGTGTCCACCGGAAATGACGGTGTACCAGGAGGAGAAATAGAGAACCGGTAACAAGCATTGGCAGAACAACTGTGATTAATCCAGGAGAAAGTTGTATCATAAACAGCAACCCCTAGAGCGCGTCCTTCATTATCCTGCACCTCCACGGCATTGGTTAGTATCAAGCAGAGCGCCGCCTCCTCTTCTTCGAACAACACAATATGATTTTCGTTCCCCGGAATCAACACATCTTTCCCGTCTCTCAATCTCCTGGCAGAAGACATCGCCCTAGCTCCATCTCGAACATGGAAGAGTAACTCGTCATCGGCAATTAATTTATCGCGATTGGTCAACAATCCGGAAATCCTCCCGTGTCTGTAAGAATGGGAGGGAAGAGAATGGAGGAGGCGGAGAGCGGCGCGGAGGTCGGAGGTCAGAGGAGTATGAGAAGAGAGGTGGCGGAAGAGGTGGAATTCAGCGGAGTAAAAGTGAAGAGGAGAGTCAGAAGAGGAGCAGAGAGCAGAACAGTAGAAAAGAGAaggggaggaggaggaagaggaagagggagGAATGGTGGGATGGAAAGGAGTATGAGGAAGAGGAGAGAAACAAGAAGAACAGTGAGAGTGCAGAAAGGAGTgatgaagagagaaagagagaggaaAGAGCGGAGGGGTTACGTCCTGCCCTATTCTTATGTCTTCACCGCTTCTCATCTCCATTCTCAACTCTTCACCTCAACACTAAATTTCTTCAATGATCAAATATCTTAATCGATTATAAATAGAATTAAGGTTCAAAATGGCAGCTCAAGTTGACAGGTATGGTAATTGAGATTTTAATATCTAAAAGTTTGGGAAATTGGGACTAATTTATCCAGTTTTGCCCACTTAAATACCTAAATTTCAATTTCCACTAAACTGactcataaaattttatatagagTTGACACGTAAGCTGAAACATCTAGGTAGAGCTATCAATATGGAAAATCGATTATACGATTTGTGTAACTCGCAAATTAAACCAATAAGGGTTGAGATTTAATGGGTTAGGGTTATAATGGATCGATACAATTAACCTGTAACATAAACGGATCGGATAGTGGACTAACTCATCAGCTTATCAATAACCCGTTTAACTTAACTCTAATAATACAATTCTATTGTACTTAGACTTAGAGAAGTTTAATGAATCAATTTTTCTTATATTTGGATTACAATTCAACCAAATCCATTAAAAGAATAATTTACAGGTTGGTTGTTAAAACCAATCCAACCTATtaaatattaaacttaaatagattggattggattgattattaatttaaataatttcaaatataaatttatagctATAAAACATTCTActaaatttactttttttaagtaaaaaaaattcattaataAAGTGAGAATAcaatatagaaaaaataaaatgagaaggaTTTAAGGATCATTCTATAAGTCCCGACATAGAGTAGACAGCTTGAGCAAGCTCATGGGCTATACTATTCACAAAACGGTTAACGAAATTGACACTAACGTCATTTAAAGAACTTAAACAAAGATTTGCACTCTTCTAATATAAAACCATAACCAGACCTAAAAGGTCCCCCCTAAGATGATTAACTACTGTAGCAGCATCCGATTCAATCTCACATTTTTCCAAACCTTTATTTTATAACCAACTCAGCGCTTCCCTTTTATCCACTGCTTCTCCATCTCTGACTTGATAGTTGCTTAGGAGAAGCTTAGAAAACACACCACAGAACTAGCCTTCATTATTGCAGCCCCAACCCCTAACAAATCAGAACCCGGAATCAGAGAAGCATCAATATTTAACTTGTGAACCTGGGAAGGAGGTCTACATCATCTATATGCTAATGAATTTAGTGTCGAACCATTTCTGTCGTGATGCAAGGTTTGTGCATCCCGCCACTCCTTCAAACCTAGACAAGTCATTTGGAAAACCACTATTGGAGACATCTTAACATTGTTCCAAATGTAATTATTTCTACATGTCCAAATACCCCAGATGACCATGACCCACACACAAATAGAGTCAACAGAcagtatattaaaaataaagctCACCCACTCCTTGAATAAGTGACCTCTCCAGTTTAGAATTCTTTCCATTCCTGCAATCTGCCAAACTCGAATGGAAATATTGCATCCACATAAAACATGCATAAAACTCTCATCAATCAAACAACATAATGAGCATATGAGACTTAAATCTACATGTCTCTTAATTAAATTATCAGCAAATGGGATAACATTATGACAAGCTCTCCAAATAAGATTTCTCACCTTCAAGGGAACTTTGAGCTGCCAAATTTTCTTCCACAAACTACTCACAATATCAACTGGAATATTGCAAAGCCTCTTATAAGCAATTTAGACAAAATAATTTCCATCATGTTTGAAACACCAGAACCAATCATCATGCGACGGATTTTGAGAAATAGGAAtgctaaatatataattttgatcATCTGAATTGAAAAAATCACGTACAATATCTATATCTCATTGTCTCTCACCCAAAACAAAGAGAGAACTTACATGAGCAGCAACAATAGGATCTTGCAACACAGAAGTTGGGACTCCAAGAGGAGCTCCTAACAGCCAAGGATCATATCTGATACGCAAGTTATTACCATTACCAATTCTTATGCGACAACCTTGAAGAAGGATGTCTTTTACCTCAATAATAGTGCTCCAAACAAAACTTGCATTATGACCTCTAGTGACTTCCAAGAAAGACCCATACTTAAAGTACATAGCTTTAAATATGCAAGAATGTAGAGAATTTGATGCGGTGATAAACTGCCAACCCTGTTTCCCGAGCATAGTCAAGTTAAACTCTCTGAGTTTTTTGAACCCCAAACTGCCAGCAAATTTAGGCATGCTTAAACAATCCTAACGCAACCAACGAATACCCCGACCCCTATTACACCACCAAAAAGCATTGAACATACATTCAAGATCTTGACACAAACTCAATGGTAGTAAGAAAACATTCATCGCATAAATTATTGGAATCGACTGGACAATAGTTTTCAACAATATTTACTTACCTGCACGAGATAGGATTTTGGAATGCCAAGACTGAAGACGATTCCAAGTTCCGTCCTTAATAAAATTTAAGATCTCTCGTTTATTCCGACCAACCATTGATGGCAACTCTAAATAACTTCCTTGATTTTAAGTTTCCCCAATCCCCAACCCGTGACAAATCTGATGTCGAGTATCAGTCCCTACCTTCTGGCTGGAAAACACCGCTGATTTCTATAGATTTACCACTTGACTGGACACTAATTCATATTCTTGAAGTACTTGTTGAACCACCTCACTTTCGCCTACCTTAGCTTGAAAAAAGAGGTAGTAATCATCGGTTCATATTTTTAGAACACATGTCACACCcaaccctaaatgacctcaatcggcatgctatagtttcaatttcaagtgattcggacggtcgaatctccataaatcaaagaaacggtggagaaacgattCAGGAACGACGAAGAAGACGAAGAGGCGaggaagataagaaaaagaaaaaaaataaaactttgaTGATGATCATCATCTCGCAGATatttggaatatatatccaTATCTGAAAAAAAtccagtttgatcctccatctttatataattttttaataattaccctaaacttttaatttatacctaaacccatcgaattaactccaaatttttcctataacaccaaataaaaatcacatacccaataattataatatatactaatatcaataTATCAATTCTAGAAATGTAGACACGGACGTGGCaacacatcatcctagatttatggacattaagcttctgaccagaggccgaacagAAACAgtcaaggatatccataataatactcaactgctcctcattaccttctaGAAAGATCagaacatcatctgcaaagaataagtgagtaacCTGGGGGCAGAAGCTATTGATAGCCActgggtggaaactcccattatcaacagCATCCTGGATCAGATGCGACAACCTCTCCATtgcaataacgaaaaggaatgggctcatagggtccccttgacggataccccggccTGGAGAGAATTCCTCCaacatatccccattaatcataacttgaaaaacaggagaagagatgCAAACCTTAATTAACCTTCTCCAATTATCAGGGATCCTcgctctctccagactctccatcaggaaactCTAGTTAatgcgatcataggctttctccaagtctaacttaagagccacgatgcctttcttccccttcctgatcttcatagtgtggaccaactcttgggcaatcaccacattatccatcatttgtctaccaggcacaaaactaccctgattctgacagaTGATCCCAGGAAGAATACatcggattctattagccacaatctttgtaacagtcttataaagaacattacaaagactgataggcctcatatgcaaaaaggaagaaggcttctcaattttaggaatcagaaccagaaggGTTCTATTCACCAGCTCTATATCCTGAGAACCATTAAAGACGCCTAAGATAAAGTTATAGATACCTTCCTTCACAACCTCCTAGtgcttatggtaaaaaccagcagacagaccatcaatcccaggggctttagaagccccaatactaaaaatGGCTTGGTCAATATCCTTTAGGGAAACAGGGTGGAAGGCATCCCGAATGCTATCCTCTCCAACCATAGGAAAGGAAGCaacagagtgagccctctccagatGGACAGGCTCCTCTTTAAACAGatccttatagaactccagGGCCAATCTCCGAATATCCTCGTCCTCAtacacccaatcaccattagagttCTTAATCGcatcaattctattcctctgccttcttataatggtagagagatgaaaatacctgGTATTCCGATCCCCATCTCTGATCCAGGACTTTCTagacttttgaaaccaaagaagctcctcctgcctgagcacagcttccagctccttctgaagagTTCTGAGAAGGCCATTCAAAGCGTGATCAAACCTAACCTCCAACCTCCGCTGAATGCCCTCCATTCTATTCAAtaatttcttcttcctcctaataatatgcccaaagacaTTTTTATTCCACCCCAGCACATTATTCCTGAATCCTTCCGCAGCTTGAAGGACATTCGAGTGAGGAGTCCAATTATCATGAACGAAttccttaaacttaggatgagattcccaagccaactgataacGGAACGGTCTCTCACCCCTAGGACGATTGCCCCTCATTAGCCTAAACAAAATCGGACaagtgatccgaatgacggaacgggagatTAAGAACAGACACCTCAAGGAAAGTAGtctgagctaaaacattagcataaaccttatccaaacgaacaaaagTACTGTTgcgcttccaagtgaacttaTGACCAGAGGCCCCAAGGtcagaaagcccacataaatccatactactCTTGTTTTGAAGGCACCGATTCACATAATGATGCGAACCCCCTCTCTGGTCACTCATAAACGCAATATCGTTAAAGTCACCAGCCACAGACCAAGGCTCAGAAATGTTGACACTCATAGAGTGGagaacctcccaaagccgtTTCCGATTGGCCAAAACAGGATCAGCATACACCAGGGTAATAAGAAAAGGTTTATTGTCACGTCCGGGtctaaatttttagaatttatatcttgatagtaatatatattataattattaagtgtatgatttttatttagtaaTATAgggaaagtttggagttaaattgatagttttatgtgtaaattaaaagtttagaataatttttaaaagattatataagatgaaggaccaaaatggatattttccatatttgagatatatatctcaaatgtCATCAGCATCCACCGATTCATGTTctgcttctttttctttttcttttttctttttatatttatcatcagtttctctgaaccgttcttcaccgtttcttcgatttacggagattcgaccgtccgaatcacttgaaattggaaccatagcatccttatgtatagatctaagtccgaaccgaagagtttttgagtttcgacaATATTTGGAgcgaaacgtcttagacagaatttagcggTGAATCGATCAagtgtattttgttcaattagtagccaaggtaagtaactatcaactatattttgagttttatgtatatagatatatataatcaataAATTTCCAGAAATGGATATTTCAGGGTTTATAcgggtattttataaaattggggttttccacgattttgctttttattgtgaaattacggttcaaatgaagctattgactatgcttctatgtgaatttcagattttacttgattatgttgatttaaggcttaatttggttgatttacatatatactgtacatatatgtttttggtttcaatatatatttgatgatttcttacgaattgtttttggattgagaaatctgttgcggttattgttgttattattttgggttgaagtccaaatatgatttttatgatacaaaagggctaattgaagccaaatgatttttggttatcaaatagtttggaatttgattgtgaaaggatatttgagcacgttatgattttatgattttatatccatcg of the Euphorbia lathyris chromosome 7, ddEupLath1.1, whole genome shotgun sequence genome contains:
- the LOC136200980 gene encoding protein SET DOMAIN GROUP 41, coding for MEMRSGEDIRIGQDVTPPLFPLSFSLHHSFLHSHCSSCFSPLPHTPFHPTIPPSSSSSSSPSLFYCSALCSSSDSPLHFYSAEFHLFRHLSSHTPLTSDLRAALRLLHSLPSHSYRHGRISGLLTNRDKLIADDELLFHVRDGARAMSSARRLRDGKDVLIPGNENHIVLFEEEEAALCLILTNAVEVQDNEGRALGVAVYDTTFSWINHSCSANACYRFSISPPGTPSFPVDTKPRIVPSGINGEKNVYINFESRKDYAEYGPRLIVRSIKRIGKNEEVTVAYTDLLQPKAIRQSELWSKYRFVCCCSRCSASPPSYVDHILQEITTSNLASSSLSSDHSFCRDKAMRKLTDLVDEVITEYLSVDDAESCCEKLESLLIVGLLDETSENKEIKPQLSVRLHPLNHLSLNVYMTLASAYSVRASDLQEVNSEMDKNQLKSFNMMRKAAAYSFLLAASTCHLLCFEASLIVSVGNFCTSAGESLLTLARSSAWNSFGNRELPDSQLLSLGEHKCSKCSMIDRYEANQSVSQGQYEDIKSISSEFLDCMSSFSTEIWSSLSQGCHYLKMFSNPTDFVSLGILTNASQFEANSDCWTEQKFTNHARMNIFQLGVHCLLYGKLLAGMCYNKHEY